From Aegilops tauschii subsp. strangulata cultivar AL8/78 chromosome 5, Aet v6.0, whole genome shotgun sequence:
TTATACTCCAAGTCTCTTCTCGCATTGTATTTCCATATATACCACGTATGAGGGTCATATCAATATAACAAATATTCAGGATCCTAATATTTTCTACAAGCGGGCCGTAGTAGTCCCCGAAAGGGGATCTGGGGCATGCAAGGGTGGGGGTCGCCAATCTGCACCATGATTTGCAACCTTGCTTTTGTATTTTGTATATTCGCCGGCGTATATCAGTATGCATATACCTGTATTCGCATTGTAAAGCGAAAGCATTATACCTGCTTCTATGGGTCCGTTTCCAAAGGTAAAAATATTTCGATGAACAGTGTCTGTCCGAAGTGTTTACTAAAGCGCGAGCCTTGTGCTGAAATCGTTCAATTGTGTCCTTCTGTCTTCGTGACCGTTCTTCAATTGCCCTCTGCTTCTCTTCTTAGAACTCTTGTGTTCTAACATCACTGCTGTAGACAAGAAGCGGTCCAAGCTATTTTGTTGTGAATCGCTCACAGATGCAATGACTGAACGACGGTACGAAATGTATTTTGTAAGCTTATCAGGCATAGGTTAGTCGATACCGTGTGTTTGATGTTCTTCGAAATGTTCTTGTAAGCACATGTTCTGCATATGGTTGCTAGGTCATATCTGTCTAATTTACCGGGACCGGCTAGGGATGTGGGTGTGGGCGGTTCTTACGATGGGGGCACCGACCTAGGGCCGATGGTTGATGCTGGGCTAGGGGTGAAAGGACGCGCCTTTCGCTTACACTATTGTGGTCGAGTGGTCGTGATATGGATGACTGGCGGTGCCTAGGGGCATGGATGCCAAGGCGGTGGTCGTGCATGGCAGGCTCCATGGTTAAGTTTCCGCCAGGCTCTGTGGTGATGGTGGTGGCTTCACCTCTTTGTCGTGTGAGCAATAAGGGGTGTAGTGACGGGAGGCTCTGGTCTGTTCTAGTAGTATCCAGATCTTGTATGGATGAGCTAACCCTCGTTGCGGTGGTGACCGGGACCTTTCGGTGGTATAGGTGAGTTTTCGAGTGAAAACTTTGCATTTCTGGCGCCGGCACCGGCGGCGTCTATGGATGTCGTTTGCTTCCTAAAGACGTTGTCATGGATATTATTGTTGTGCCAGGGCTCCAAGTGAAAACTCTAGTCCGTTTGTTTGGACTCGACGGCGGCGACGCTTCGCATCGTTACCTTCTTGGGGCGTTGTCATGAAGCATAGGTGTCTTTGGTCGGGCTTCAGCTGGGTGTTATGCTTATTCTAGTTCCATGTTCATTTTTTGATCTGTTTTGGAAGTGGGTCTCCTCATCGTATCGTTCGGCGGTGTATTTTATTGAGTTGTTGCTTATTTGTTTTATGACACCCGAGTTTCCTTTTATTCATTCCTCCTGTACAATCTGTTACCACGCTCCAAGCCACCATCGCTGATCCAAGCAACCTGTACTGTACATACGTACCACTGAGTGCTCAGGCAGCCAACATCTCTCTGCTCTCTGAGCCAACATCTGGTCAGGCCATCAATCATGGCCTAAACACAGCTCGCAACTCTCCGGCCGGGTCTCGCCGGCGCATCATCTCTCCCTAATGAATAACTATACTACTACATCTACATAATGCTGCAGCCGGGATCCTGTTCTTGCTGCTGATAAGCCGGAGCAGGGTAGGAGTAAACCGGGTAGGACGGCATGGAGTTGTACTGCTGGTACGCGGGGTACGTCATCGGCGCAACCGTGTTCTGAGAGtagccgccgcctccgccgccgctgccaccaCCTTTGGAACCGCCACCCTCCTTGCCACCGAAGCTCATGCCGCTaccgccaccgtcgccgccgccgtacCCGTAGCCATCCTTCTTCTTCTCGCCGCCGCCGTACCCGTAGGCTGCGGCGTAGCCGTCCTTCTTCTCGCCGCCGCCGTACCCGTAGGCGGCGCCGTAGCCGTCCTTCTTCTTGTCGTCGCCGGACGACACGCTGAGGAGCTCTGCGTAGCCCAGGCTGCGCCGGAGCATCGTGGTCAGCGTGATCGGGTCGACGCCGTCCCCGACGATGATGATCTTGTCCCCCTCCATCGTCGCGGATGTCACGCCTGACATGCCAACGGCCGCCTTGAAGgccttcctcctcttcctctcatCATCCAGAGCCAACTTGAGGACAATCTTTTGCTGCAACAGTTACAAAAGAAAATTCAGAACGATGCAcagaattgagcaaactcaacaCTAGCTAGTCCTGGAACAAGACAAGCAAACTGAACATACCTTAACCATCTTGCAACTCGCACAAACTCTCACGGAATCTCCAGCTAGCTTTGACAGTACACTAGCAGAGTAGCTAGCTACTCCAGAAGATCAGTTTTGCTTTTGTGCAGTGTGACAGATGCAAGAGATGAGCCGCCTCTTATGAGCGAGAAGACGTTGTGGTCTTTTATAGGCAGGCAGAGAGGCAGAGGGACGAGGGAAGCCGCAAAGAAGGGTctggagagagagagaaaggtgGCCAAATGGAACAAACAACCAATCAGCCAACCAAACAGTGCATGCGCTATACTGAATCATTGACAGGCCAGGCTCAATATCGTATTAGTGGTTGATATTCTCTGGTCGGTGCTAGTGCGGCAGAAGTTTCCACGCATTTGGTCCAAGGCATCAGTGACCCCCTTCAGAAAGGCAGACAGAAGATATCTTGGTCATCTCTGCTGGCTGCCACTCACATTTTCGTGGTGttattctttttttcttttgtgaTTGCACGTTTTCGTGGTGTAGACAGCTGAACTTATCGAAAGAGGGCCCTAGTCCCCTTATTGCCTTATCATACATATAGAATATAGAAtatatttgtttgtttgtgcCGTTATTGAATTCCTGAAACTACCAGTAAAGGTCATTTTGTCGAAAGAGGGTTCTGAATTTTTTGCTCTCGCCGTCTCAAGAAAGTGTGAAAAAATGTACGTCGAATGGCCGGTTATCAATACCTTTTTCTTTACGGGTGAAATGATGCACACAACAATAGCAACGTTTGAGAAATTGGAGCACCTGAGCTTCACTTTCGGCACAATCGCGACCCTAAATCATACTTTTCATACTACAAGTAGATACTCAAGATTCGTTTGAACGTGGACCATTCTTACTTACACGGTCTTTTCGTTGACCTACATATTCTGCTTGTCGTTTAAACTTTATGTAATTCTGCATAAGTAAATGTTTGTTTGGGTGAAGCTCTTTCGAAGAACGCATACAAGATGCCCACTATTCAACTAAATATTGCTTTGAGACGATGGTTGTACATTCTCAATGGCAGTTTAGGCATATAATTGATTTAGATTACGCTAATCCACATTTTCCAATCTGTTTTtgccttcttctttttttacCTTATTTTCCCCATTCCATTGTTTAGCTGACCAGTGTTTTCCTGCTTTCATGGTTATGATTTTCGCAGCCGATTATAAAATCTGCTACCGCAGATTGAGTGTTAGATGGTGTCTTCCAATTGGTTTCCTAGCCGAATCCCTCCTAACTGCGCACTGATATTTTGGGGTATAATCATTGGAGTGCTCCTCAAAAGATCTACATCAGTGGGTAGTGGGTACCCCACATCATTGTGAAGCACCGAGTAGTTCAATTAATCTCGTGGGACAAAAAAGTTCACTCAcaaagaaagagagagagtttATAAATAAACTACTATGTTCGATGGAGTACTCTAGTAGTACAAGCTGAGGTTCACATAACATGAACTGATGAACTGATTGGTAGTCGATGATTCGCGACAGAAGAAGAACCTTCGTTGTTTATGTTCCTGCATTATTAGCATCAGAACAAGTTTTCCTCTAAAAAAATCAGCATCAGAAGAACAAGTTCACTTTGTACCGTTGCTTAGTGTGGCCGAAAGAATCTGGCCAAAACTAAAAAATTAGGGAAATGCCCCTGCAATTCGGTCATCAGAAGATAGTTTTCTTTACTATTTTTTCACTGCCAATTTCAAGAGGCTTTGCAAACTGATGAATGCCACAGCTTCGTTGGTCGCATTCGGAATCATGTTGGCTCCTCAGCCCAGGCCACAAACAGATACAGCTCTCAGTTCGTGACGAAGAACTTGCTAAGCCAAGAAGAGGAAGTTTCTGACAGAGGAGAGAGGAGCAAAAGAGCCATTTTGCCACCGCAGTTTCTTGCTTGAGGTTTAGGTGTTTGCTTGTCTTGTCTCAAGTTAACATCAAAATCGGCGGCATTTGTCCACGCCGTGATTTGCTTCGTGTCCTGTCCAGCCGGCCTACGCAGGAGCCTGCATGCTTGGCGGAGCGAGGGTGGACACGTAGGGAAAAACGAGAAGGCGCAGCGTCACTCTGGTCTCGCGTTTTTCGTCAGCCACAGGAGGACAGCGATGGCCGATGGCCATGGCCAGCAACATGTGCTAATTTGGTTATGGCATGAGATAGCCTAACGTACGCCTAACACAAGTACAAAACCAATTGAGTTACAGAGTTAGACTGCATTGTGACCCCTTATCACCGCCGTGTCCGTCTTCATCCGGTGCTATTGAGGGTCGGGTGTTTGGCGACTTGTGCGGCGGCGACGAGGGCTTGGCCTGATTCAGAGCCGCCTTTTTTTACGGGAAAGCTTACTTTATTAATCAAAGGACGGATATATCGTCTGCTAGCATACATACTCACAATGAAATCAGACGGGTCATCAATCCAACGAGATGGATTATTAGCACGTCCCCATCTAGCTAGCTCATGAGCTACATAATTTGACTCTCTAATACAATGCTCAATAGTAAACCTCCGAAATCTATTAGATAACTACGACATTCATCAAGAACCGGCGCTGCCACCATAGAGTAACCTTCATTGAATTTAAGTGCATCCACCACCGTGATATTATCCGATCTCACCACCAAGTTATTGCATCCCGTATCTCTTGCTAGCTTCAGTCCTTCAAGCAGAGCTGCCGCTTTTGCCGTGAACACATCAGCTACATGTTCTAATCTCACCGTGGACGCCGACATGAAAGATCCCCGGTGATCATGGATGACAGCACCACAAGACCCTGCATAATCGCCCTCTGTGAATGAAGCATCGACATTAAGGACAAGTTGTCCTGCTAGGAACGTCGGCCACCTGTTGATCTTGGGTGTAGATTTAGCTTGTGCTCCGCGCACAAGATTAATCGCTAGGGCAACCACTGCTGGCGTTGTTCGTTCTGGAGTCAATATTTCTTCCCCTCGCACGAATTGTCTTCTGTGCCACCATAAGAACCAACAAACTGTTGATATGAGCTCTGGTAGCTCGACCAATCCAGAATATTGTCGCCGATAAGAATCATCACATAAAATGAACTCCAAGACTGTTGAACCTGCTCGATCAGTCAATGAAACAAAGTTAATATCTGTTGCGATTCCCAAAGCTTCCCAAACTGCTTGCGCCCTTACACACTTAAACAACATATGGGCTAAGTCCTCCGCACCATCTGTACAGTATGGGCATTGGGACAAGTTTCCAACATGGCGATTCATAAGAGTGCTTCGGCATGGGATGGCATTGTGCAAGCATCTCCAGATATAAATTTTAACTTTCGCTGGCACTCTCAAACTCCACAACTTCTTCCAAACAGGATGGGGCGCCATGGAGAAGCGGGCCAGACCGCTGTCATCTGTAGCATAATTTACTTCCCATTGCTTATAATAGGCAGAACGTACTGAAAAAACGCTGCTCCTCGTGAGATGCCATGCAACATAGTCCTCTGTCTCCACATGGAATAATGGGATTGTAGTATGCGTTCAGCATCAATGTGCCAGAAATTCTCCCGGATTAACATCTCATCCCATTCTCCCGTGATTGGGTCAATTAACTCATTCACTTTAGTAAGTACTTGGTTCCCCCTTACTGTTAAAACTTTTTTGGAGGCACTGTTCGGGATCCAACAGTCATCCCATATATTAATCTTTTCTCCATTGCCTACTCTCCAAATGTAACCCTTCTTGAACGTTTGAATTCCAGACCAAATGCTTTGCCACACATAGGACGATCCCTTCTTCAGTTGACAATTCAGAATATCTCCTGTAGGGTAGTACTTGGCTCTCAGAACTCGTGCACATAATGAACCAAAGTTCTCAATTAGTCTCCAACACTGCTTTGCCAACATTGCCAAGTTGAAGCTATGAATATCCCGGAATCCCATACCTCCTCTCTCCTTCGGAATACACATCTTCCACCATGCAAACCAATGCATCCTTCGTTGGTCCTCCTCATCACCCCACCAGTATTGCGACATTGCATCAGTGATTCCCTTACAAATTTTCTTCGGGAATTTAAATACGCCCATCGCATAAGTTGGGATGGCTTGGGCCACCGCTTTCAGCAAAGCCTCTTTGCCTCCGAACGAGAGAGTTCTCTCTTTCCATCCATTCACCATTGCTTGAATTCTTTCTATTATGTGTTTAAAACAATCAACACGGTCCACCCCTATCATGGATGGTAGACCCAAATATTTGTCTGAAATAGACTCCGTCATAATTTTCAGAATTTGACAAACTTCTGACTTCACCCCCACATTTGTGTTAGGACTGAAAAATATAGAGCATTTTGATTCACTCACCAATTGACCTGAGGCTGCACAGTACTCATCTAAAATGCCACGCAGGGTGTTTGCATTGTGGGCGTCTACTCTCATGAGAATAAGAGAAACGTCAGCAAAAAGTAAATGAGAAATCGTTGGCGAATCTCTACACACCTTGATTCAGAGCCGCCTTGTTGTTGTGGTGGTGCTTGGTTGAGGTTGTGTGGTTGGCGGGGCAGTGGCCTTGCCTCGGATGGCGTTtccttttttttatgttgtaattttgtctattttgggccaGTCCAgtagcagtttcagaaattcctaacaAATCTTAAaggcccacgcagcccattcgtgcaaaGCAAGAGGTCAAACTTTGTCTCATATTACTAGTTTGGTGGGAGTTGAACCTTCTTATAAGGGAGGTTGTttccccacatgtatgagcatgagaacaagagggacattcatgcgcgctcctcctccgccgcccgcctcggcACGGCGCGTTGCGTTGCGGGAATGAgtcgatgtctaaatttttgccacgcacgacTGCTATGCGAAAGGTTACTCGGAAGCTGAAAGTTTTGCTGTAGTGGCTATTGAATATGAACGTTGCACCCTTCAGCTGATGCCTGTTCGTTTCGTCTCCCTCTTACCCTTCAACTCCTGACGCAGCCTATTCGACTCCTTCTCCTGTGCCTATAAAAGAGAGCTCGCTCCTATCTAGAGAGACACACCAGAAGATCATCTCCCTCTTGCCACCGAGTTCCAATCTCTGAGCTGCTGCTACGAtcttccccatcccggcttgcGACGTGCACCGCAgatcgggacagtaggcctccgaaaccgcacATTTTTGAGTCCTATACGTGAGAAGGgcgataaggtttttggggagcgctccgcgCAACTACTGAC
This genomic window contains:
- the LOC109767469 gene encoding uncharacterized protein, with product MVKQKIVLKLALDDERKRRKAFKAAVGMSGVTSATMEGDKIIIVGDGVDPITLTTMLRRSLGYAELLSVSSGDDKKKDGYGAAYGYGGGEKKDGYAAAYGYGGGEKKKDGYGYGGGDGGGSGMSFGGKEGGGSKGGGSGGGGGGYSQNTVAPMTYPAYQQYNSMPSYPVYSYPAPAYQQQEQDPGCSIM